The stretch of DNA gggggggggggggggggggggggggggggggggtggggggggggggggtggggggggggggggggggggggggggggggggggggggggggggggggggggggggggggggggggggggggggggggggggggggggggggggggggggggggggggggggggggggggggggggggggggggggggcatgccaaagtagcaggcgccttatgaccgagaccgaagccatgacggcagcagacgatatgaatagtcacatggtagtcgtgaaccaatcaaatggctcagattgaaagaacgtaaatattgcCACGTGTGTCCACATTgagctggaaatggagacggcggacgcgcaaatttttctttttaggaaAATTTTGACAGCGTCCAAGGACAAAAGGAGgctaatttgaaagccctgattAAGACCCTTCTTCTTGTCCCAGCATGGGTTTAATGAAGAATGGGGCGTTCAGGTCCTCTGCAGAGGAGCCTCTCAGCCTGAGACAGCTGCTCGTCACACTCACTCCGCCCGGCCAGACGAGGGCGCTCTAACAGCACAGATTAAAGGCGTCCTTCATAGTGACAGTGAACCAGACGATAATGAACAGAcgataatgaaaacaaaactttgGTTACAGAGTAAAATAATACTGAATGACCTCAGCCATCATGAGACAACTGCATCTATAAATAATTCATTTGCTAAGTTTCATATAATGAATCATAAGTAATAATAATCTGTGTGAGCTGAAACCTCACATTAGGTTCTACTTTCATAACATCCCCTCTATTTATTTGCTCAACTGCTACAAACATAGCACATCCTAAGTGCAAGGCAGTGCCCCTCGGCAGGCTTCCAGAAGTCAGCCAACTGGAAGAAAGTGTGCTTTTAGGGAGGAGGCCCTTaaagagaggcagctgaagAGCTTCAGACAGAGAAAGGCCCAGGATAAGGCCTGTGAATCATTCagagctgctcttacagagtcCAAGGACAGAAGGAGGCCACTGACAGACTGTCTGCTGCTGGTCAGACTGGTCTCACATTAGGAAACAGGGTTCCTGCGGGTCACTGCCGTCAGTCACTCTGCTGTCACTTTTGTTATAAAGTTGAgttggctaaaaaaaaaggaagctcgAGGGGGTGAAAAGtaggcttttattttataaacctGACACCTTAAAGCAGGCAAGTCCTAAAAGTGAAATAACACtgaattgtgtttattttctgagatggtttggacatgtgcagaggagggagggtggatgaACTGGACaaaggaggatgaagatggagctgcaggcaggaggagaagaggaagacctcagaggaggttcatggatgcagtgagtgaggacatgcagagggttggagtgatggaggaggatgctgggataggggaAGATGGAGGcaaatggaggcagatgatcagctgtggcgccccctaaaggtTGCAGCCAGCAATGGGGCTCCAGCTGCCACCACCTCACATGGACCCTGCAGCCAGCATGTTTTTAATCTCACAAGTTTTCCTGCTTAAATAACAGATAAATATGTCTCAGCCGGCCCCCTCCCAGAGACTCCTGTTTAGGGTTCTTCTTCCTTTGATGGAAACACCGTAACATCCCTCAGTGCACCACAGAACAGGAAGTTCACGCAGCAAGAAATGAAgctttaataataatgattcaATAAATCCTGCTCAAGGGATTTAATTCCCTGTTGAATCAAAGCTAGCAGGAGCACAGATGAGGTTTCCTCTGTGGTTTTATTGCAGCCTGCAGTCCTGTCcacacaaacccacacaaacacacaccctgCATGTTTAACACATGGCGTCCATTAAGCTGTTTCACACTTGCACTGCAGTGTGAATTCTCCTACACATGAGCCCAAAAACTGTCTGATCAGGCTCTTTCCCACACCTGCACGCCCTGTGCAGACTCCGCCCCTCTGCTGAACCGCACACACTATTTCCTGTAGTGAAAAGGTGTGTCAGGCACACCATTTCCTGCACTGAGCCACACgcttcatgtgtgaaaacatcatgacacacacaaatatctacATGTTTAACACAtgctcgtctctctctctctctctctctctctctctctctctcacacacacacacacacacacacacacacacacacacagcgtccTGCTGGCTGAAGCCAGGGGTCACAGGTCATTAGTAGGACTCTGTACGTTTCTGTACATTTCTTTGAGTCCTTTGTTAATAAAGTTCTAACATGAAATCCCTGCCCAGTGGAAAAGTTCATCCTtggagggtcagaggtcacgtaAGGTCAAGCAGAAGTGAGCTAGCCCCGTGGTTACCATGATGACAGGCACGTCTAACAGCCCAGCCCGCTCATGGAGCCGATACGGTCCATCTTCATCCCGAAGcatcctctgcctcccaccatCGACTTGCGGCTCCGCCTCCGCATCTTGGCCTGCCGCCGCAGGAAGTCAAGGAAGAACTGAGGAACTGCCTCCTTCCTGTCAACCAGTCGCTTCACCGGGGCGTGGCTCACAGGCAATACTCCAGAGGGAGATGAGGAAGCCTGGGCGGGGCGTCCGGCCGATCcctctgtgatgtcatcagagGTGGGGTTGGCCAAGATGAGAGTTGAAAGATGAGAGCCAAACAGAGTGTGTAAGACCTGAATATAATCAGTGTAATTTTCTACTGAGTGTATGTCAGTAAATACACCCCAAGTACACAGAGTACTTAAAGTAGTCAGATTACTCAGACTATTGGTCCCacataaaaattaaatgaagcCATGTCATGCATCAGTTAGCGTGCCATACAAATCAGTGCTACACTGTGGTGTAAGTGCTTTTCCTTTAGTAAAGGATATAATACTTCCTCTGGTTCTGCATGTAAGACTGGCTGTCAGATAAATACTGGAGATACCTTCagcttcacacagagaaacacaaatgtTGTTCTTTAATGAGTCGTGAACAGATTTATATGTAATTAGCCAACTGAGTGCAATAACAGAGAGCTGAAAATAGTTGGCAGGGGTGTCAAAAAACAAGAGTACATGTGGATAATAAGCCTCTAAATGTCTGATCTGAAACTTTTACACTCAGATCAGAGTATATCTGGATGCAGTAACCAACAGAGATCAACAGCATTTTCTTAGAGGGCctggagttccacagggctcTGTTACCAGTCCTCTACCTTTTATTTAGGCTTAAATTATATTCTTGATTCTAAAACCACAACAACTATTCTATtgttaggggcgtggcctctttgactgacaggtggttggcaacacaggcggctgtagctgctaactgtctgctaggcttcacctcagctaactggagtccctgaagtggacctctggactgtgtctgtgagtcctgctaatgacttctatatgtgattcaggtgtgttggatcaggaacacatctaaaacctgcaggacacctgctctcgaggcctggagttggccacccctgcttTAGATAATGAgcatgaagatgatgaagatgatgatggaaTCTAAACTGACCTGTTTGTTGCCTCGTTGAGGTGAAGGTCTTGAGTCCACAGTGAcagcgaggaagaggaggacgagGGGAATAAAAGTAGATGAAGCAGCAGCCATCTTTGTTGGAGAAAAAAGATTCCATTAAACAAATAACACATGATCGAGGAAATGAAACTGTGACATTAAAAGGCACATATCaggcttttaaatccttccttttcatatgtaaatcattcattgtGGTCTGTATAAAGTAGCACTGCAATGATTTGGTCTGAACTCCTCGTTATTGCAGCTCCACAGATCCCT from Archocentrus centrarchus isolate MPI-CPG fArcCen1 unplaced genomic scaffold, fArcCen1 scaffold_41_ctg1, whole genome shotgun sequence encodes:
- the LOC115777024 gene encoding C-type natriuretic peptide 2-like, whose translation is MAAASSTFIPLVLLFLAVTVDSRPSPQRGNKQVLHTLFGSHLSTLILANPTSDDITEGSAGRPAQASSSPSGVLPVSHAPVKRLVDRKEAVPQFFLDFLRRQAKMRRRSRKSMVGGRGCFGMKMDRIGSMSGLGC